A region from the Halobellus litoreus genome encodes:
- a CDS encoding extracellular solute-binding protein has product MRHCSGIVSYMFENVLVVVCISLPMGVNDSPVSRRRVVKALAAGTGVAGLAGCSGGGGGGSSDGGSGSGDGGSGDGSTTSSSGGSSGGDKAVVRVGGGGGSWGEARRESLFEPFANGEPPYEEEYNYKYITASSEQYTAELKRDPENPNYELVELDAQRAELLGQNDALIKQTEFDNYDDIPPAFKNEYMGGTVYFPRGIAYREDKTDKEFNTWDSLIDPDLEGKVGFEPWDNAGSKYFYVINKIEGGSLDNIEPGLNWLREFVETTDPIIFDSIDQARSLYLNDEMYVAPFLSARAENIEIDEGLPMGFSVPEGGCVQDTWGYPITKHTSEDRLEQAKILGNGNLAPEPQVLFAETMGYPPANPNAIEMISEEAKEKHPMMSPSEEQMERYDVGIDWLQVEQQKQEDGQRFKKIIAGA; this is encoded by the coding sequence GTGCGTCACTGTTCGGGGATAGTATCATATATGTTTGAAAATGTTTTAGTAGTAGTATGTATATCCCTACCTATGGGTGTCAATGACAGCCCGGTATCTCGGAGAAGAGTAGTCAAAGCACTTGCCGCAGGGACTGGAGTCGCAGGACTTGCCGGCTGTTCTGGTGGTGGCGGCGGTGGCTCGTCCGACGGCGGCAGTGGTAGCGGCGACGGCGGTTCCGGTGACGGAAGCACCACCAGCTCCAGCGGCGGCAGTTCCGGTGGCGACAAGGCAGTCGTCCGCGTCGGCGGCGGCGGCGGTAGCTGGGGGGAGGCCCGGCGGGAATCGTTATTCGAACCGTTCGCAAACGGTGAGCCGCCGTACGAAGAGGAATACAATTACAAGTACATCACCGCTTCGTCCGAACAGTACACGGCGGAGCTGAAACGCGACCCGGAGAATCCGAACTACGAACTCGTCGAACTGGACGCGCAGCGCGCCGAACTGCTCGGACAGAACGACGCCCTCATCAAACAGACGGAGTTCGATAACTACGACGACATCCCGCCTGCATTCAAAAACGAGTATATGGGCGGGACTGTCTACTTCCCGCGTGGGATCGCCTACCGGGAGGACAAGACAGATAAAGAATTCAATACGTGGGATTCGCTCATCGACCCCGATCTCGAGGGGAAAGTCGGATTCGAACCCTGGGACAACGCGGGCTCGAAGTACTTCTACGTCATCAACAAGATCGAGGGCGGTTCGCTTGACAATATCGAGCCGGGACTGAACTGGCTCCGTGAGTTCGTCGAGACGACCGATCCCATCATCTTCGACTCGATCGACCAGGCTCGGTCTCTCTATCTGAACGACGAGATGTACGTCGCCCCCTTCCTTTCGGCGCGAGCCGAGAACATTGAGATCGACGAGGGCCTCCCGATGGGCTTCTCGGTCCCGGAGGGCGGATGCGTCCAGGACACCTGGGGGTACCCGATCACGAAACACACCAGCGAGGACCGCCTCGAGCAGGCTAAAATACTCGGAAACGGAAATCTGGCCCCTGAACCGCAAGTCCTGTTCGCCGAGACTATGGGATACCCGCCGGCCAATCCGAACGCGATCGAGATGATCTCCGAAGAGGCTAAAGAGAAGCACCCGATGATGAGCCCCAGCG
- a CDS encoding IclR family transcriptional regulator, producing MAQHDNTLKSVNKVFKMVEHLKTNGGKTVTELSKELDMPKSTVQVYLNTLAKNKFVVQNGAKYQIGLQFLQYGMYALWNEPVFPNVKSKVEELADTTGELAACFVEELGEAVYVYGTEGNRAIRTDLTMGDRSGLHCTASGKAIFAHLSQERIEEIISQRSLERKTPQTITDPDELREELKQIRERGHAYSKEESVEGMRSVAAPILLDGEVVCSISLAGPANRFVGERFTAEIPDIVKGAANEIELKLTYSESGL from the coding sequence ATGGCTCAACACGACAACACCCTCAAATCGGTTAACAAGGTGTTCAAGATGGTTGAACACCTCAAAACCAACGGTGGAAAAACGGTCACAGAACTATCGAAGGAGCTAGATATGCCGAAGAGTACTGTACAGGTCTATTTGAATACCCTCGCGAAGAACAAGTTCGTCGTACAGAACGGTGCAAAGTACCAGATCGGTCTGCAGTTCCTGCAATATGGAATGTACGCGCTCTGGAACGAACCCGTGTTTCCGAACGTCAAATCGAAAGTCGAGGAACTGGCGGACACGACGGGTGAACTGGCGGCCTGCTTCGTAGAGGAACTCGGAGAGGCCGTGTACGTCTATGGGACGGAGGGAAATCGAGCGATCCGAACAGACCTCACGATGGGTGACCGGTCGGGACTCCACTGTACAGCCAGCGGGAAGGCGATATTCGCCCATCTCTCACAGGAGCGAATCGAAGAGATCATTTCACAGCGATCGCTAGAGCGGAAGACGCCACAGACGATCACGGACCCCGACGAGCTGCGAGAGGAGTTGAAACAGATACGCGAGCGGGGTCACGCGTACTCCAAGGAGGAGTCTGTCGAGGGGATGCGCTCGGTCGCTGCACCAATTCTGCTCGACGGAGAGGTCGTCTGCTCGATTAGCCTCGCCGGACCTGCAAATCGATTCGTCGGCGAACGGTTCACGGCCGAGATCCCGGACATCGTGAAGGGCGCAGCCAACGAGATAGAACTGAAGTTGACATATTCCGAGAGTGGTCTGTAG
- a CDS encoding HpcH/HpaI aldolase family protein — MDQSNSLRRTIEDGGIVYGARASTFSPTIIELFGELGVDFVWLDFEHMGPSPYDSRVFEDLTRAAEAGGTELFVRLPSGDPPLIRKVLDAGVRNLLIPRVDSAEEVREAVEATRFVYDGDPGERGKASGRSSNWGAANEYIQTEDEEVCLGVMIEKTTAVDDLEAIVDVPELGFAFIGPSDLSVQMGRPTNKTHAAVTSQIEAIEDACLDAGVPLGGIRTDPASIAEAEQRGYQILRVGGDLGSIESTLGERLGAVRDDN, encoded by the coding sequence ATGGATCAGAGCAACAGCCTTCGTCGAACCATCGAAGACGGTGGTATCGTCTATGGAGCGCGAGCGTCGACGTTCTCGCCGACCATAATCGAACTGTTCGGTGAGTTGGGCGTCGATTTCGTCTGGCTCGACTTCGAGCATATGGGGCCAAGTCCGTACGACAGTCGGGTCTTCGAAGACCTCACCCGAGCGGCCGAGGCCGGCGGGACGGAACTCTTCGTTCGACTGCCGAGCGGGGACCCACCGCTCATCAGGAAGGTCCTGGACGCCGGCGTCCGCAATCTCCTCATTCCTCGCGTCGATTCGGCCGAGGAGGTCCGCGAAGCGGTCGAAGCGACGCGGTTCGTGTACGACGGCGACCCCGGCGAGCGCGGCAAAGCGAGCGGACGATCCAGCAACTGGGGTGCCGCCAATGAGTACATTCAGACCGAGGACGAGGAGGTCTGTCTCGGCGTGATGATCGAGAAGACGACCGCCGTCGACGACCTCGAAGCGATCGTAGACGTCCCGGAGCTAGGGTTCGCCTTCATCGGGCCGTCAGATCTCTCCGTACAGATGGGGCGTCCGACGAACAAGACCCACGCAGCGGTGACGAGCCAAATCGAGGCAATCGAGGACGCCTGCCTCGATGCCGGCGTTCCGCTCGGTGGGATCAGAACCGACCCAGCGTCGATAGCAGAAGCCGAACAACGGGGATACCAGATCCTCCGCGTCGGTGGCGACCTCGGCTCGATCGAGTCGACGCTCGGAGAGCGACTTGGCGCGGTCCGGGACGACAACTGA
- a CDS encoding VOC family protein, with product MIGEIDHIELEVSDASETAEFLEKIGYEQHRQTEHHGESYEYVPSEGDGPLFEIHTVSGEETPGINHIAFAVDDIEAVSQRLEEADVDSIVGPYDVDKTGRTITNFRDPDGHRFQVVSDDD from the coding sequence GTGATTGGTGAAATCGACCACATCGAGCTCGAAGTCAGCGACGCTTCCGAGACCGCGGAGTTCCTCGAGAAGATCGGGTACGAACAGCACCGCCAGACGGAGCACCACGGAGAGTCCTACGAGTACGTTCCCTCCGAAGGTGACGGTCCCCTCTTCGAGATTCACACGGTCTCCGGCGAGGAGACTCCGGGGATCAACCACATCGCCTTCGCTGTCGACGACATCGAAGCGGTGTCCCAGCGCCTCGAAGAGGCGGACGTAGATTCGATCGTCGGCCCGTACGACGTCGACAAGACGGGTCGGACGATCACGAACTTCCGGGACCCCGACGGGCACCGATTCCAGGTCGTCTCGGACGACGACTGA
- a CDS encoding amino acid ABC transporter substrate-binding protein: MLQTGGATVAGAAGLAGCTTTTTSSGEGPITIGATMPKTGPLSATGKSVLQGYELGVEYVNNNGGVDGRELELIVKDDEGEAKTARTKLREIVSNNDVAMLWGSFSSLLVTAGSAFAEQQELPFLGSTFAYMEPHEEKDYEWTFAPFMKSRDIARATKEWFDTLQPEPPRRLAIWELNSGWGNEMAEYWTDTFEGTDYEVVFREKYSLGTSDFASLISQTKSKNADAVLSNPVPPDGITAVRQMKTQGYNPKLINFVRASDPRSWISALGDTGNYVGSSGVGWLGGLDTTGTDDLLDLYHEQDGVSEDAVPIDVVGDAFGLVQVAAQALEAAGSTENTEIQNALREERFDTVLGKFGFDDTGMPAQGEITPACGQWYEGDPMLVHPETDSEYSVDTVYPMPPFDGR, encoded by the coding sequence GTGCTACAAACCGGCGGGGCGACAGTCGCAGGTGCCGCTGGATTAGCAGGTTGCACGACGACGACCACCTCGTCGGGCGAGGGGCCGATAACGATCGGCGCGACGATGCCGAAGACCGGTCCCCTCTCTGCGACCGGCAAGTCGGTTCTCCAAGGCTACGAACTCGGTGTCGAGTACGTCAACAACAACGGCGGCGTCGACGGCAGAGAATTAGAACTGATCGTCAAAGACGACGAAGGAGAAGCCAAAACGGCGCGGACGAAACTCCGCGAGATCGTCTCGAACAACGACGTCGCGATGCTGTGGGGAAGCTTCTCCAGTCTGCTCGTCACCGCCGGGAGCGCGTTCGCAGAACAGCAGGAACTGCCGTTTCTCGGGAGCACCTTCGCCTATATGGAACCGCACGAGGAGAAGGACTACGAGTGGACGTTCGCTCCCTTTATGAAGAGCCGGGACATCGCTCGGGCGACCAAAGAGTGGTTCGACACCCTGCAGCCCGAGCCGCCGAGACGGCTCGCCATCTGGGAATTGAATTCCGGGTGGGGTAACGAAATGGCCGAGTACTGGACGGACACCTTCGAAGGGACGGACTACGAGGTCGTGTTCCGCGAAAAATACTCCCTCGGGACCAGCGACTTCGCGTCGCTGATTTCGCAGACGAAGTCGAAGAACGCGGACGCCGTGCTCTCGAATCCGGTTCCGCCGGACGGCATCACTGCGGTCAGACAGATGAAAACCCAGGGGTACAACCCGAAGCTCATCAACTTCGTTCGAGCGTCCGACCCCAGGTCGTGGATTTCCGCACTCGGAGACACGGGGAACTACGTCGGGAGCAGCGGTGTGGGCTGGCTCGGCGGACTCGATACGACGGGGACCGACGACCTGCTGGATCTCTACCACGAGCAGGACGGTGTCTCCGAGGACGCCGTTCCGATCGACGTGGTCGGGGACGCGTTCGGATTGGTGCAGGTGGCCGCACAGGCGCTCGAAGCGGCCGGTTCGACGGAGAACACGGAAATCCAGAACGCGCTGCGTGAGGAGCGGTTCGACACCGTTCTCGGGAAGTTCGGCTTCGACGACACCGGGATGCCGGCTCAGGGCGAAATCACGCCCGCGTGCGGACAGTGGTACGAGGGCGATCCGATGTTGGTCCACCCCGAAACGGACAGCGAGTACTCGGTAGACACCGTGTACCCGATGCCGCCGTTCGACGGTCGATAG